From the Pedobacter cryoconitis genome, one window contains:
- a CDS encoding DUF4142 domain-containing protein, with translation MKKTIYFLTTCAIIFVSCTSNKDSTAAADSVNRVKDITPNTMATGTLGVKVSDAEFATRAASNGMAAVEFSKIAAENASNVQLKYFARMIVRDYEKTNKELASIAAKKNITLPLTLDEQDQKKSIELNEKSKADFDKAYIETITGKNKKALKLVQDESKDGKDAEVRAFATKTVSIAQSHLDMINVIHDSLK, from the coding sequence CTGTACCAGCAATAAAGATTCTACAGCTGCTGCTGATAGTGTAAACAGGGTTAAAGATATAACTCCCAATACGATGGCCACAGGTACACTGGGCGTAAAAGTCTCTGATGCAGAATTTGCAACAAGAGCCGCATCTAATGGAATGGCAGCAGTTGAATTCAGTAAAATTGCGGCTGAAAATGCTTCAAATGTTCAACTAAAATATTTTGCCAGAATGATAGTCAGGGATTATGAGAAAACAAATAAGGAATTAGCCTCAATCGCTGCAAAGAAAAACATTACACTTCCCCTGACGCTGGACGAGCAAGATCAGAAGAAATCAATTGAATTAAATGAAAAATCCAAAGCAGACTTTGATAAAGCTTATATAGAGACTATAACAGGTAAGAATAAAAAAGCATTGAAGCTGGTACAAGATGAATCAAAAGATGGTAAAGATGCAGAGGTCAGGGCCTTTGCAACTAAAACTGTTTCAATTGCACAATCACACCTGGATATGATCAATGTAATTCATGATAGTCTGAAATAG
- a CDS encoding ABC transporter permease, with product MFRLNLKIALRNLWRNKTSSVINIIGLAIGLSACLLLLLYVNYERNFDRHFKDADKIYQVMTNFQDATGKITSTGVSPGNGIAMAIKAKIPEVDVITRIGGGDRSLIANQQKVFKRTDLFADPEILKVFSYEFIAGNPNTALNTPNSVILTAETAKILFGTTDALNKTVRYKNTNNLKVTGVIKDLPANTSLRFDYLMPWSFFESINNYVKNPGWGDFSFLAMAKVNNPANIDLINAKVKKLFNENYTAQKNENFLFPLSDRHLYGEFLNGKSIGGDIDRIYLFIALAFGILLIACINFMNMATAKSERRAKEVGIKKTIGATRGSLVTQFLTEAMVLTTVAVLIATAIVEVSLPLFNKLLEIDITIHYNNTGYWLGILTVALVTGILSGTYPALFLSSFNPVQTLKKKTASAKSIPVNLRQVLVVGQFCFAIMLVIATMVIYNQMQFIKNRPVGYNINLMAEMPQDGELSGKFELFKAQVLKTGAVTAVNQSSQSMIRVGNWFYGLEWPGMEARGKEIVFNRLQTSYDFVKTSGVELIAGRDFSRDFASDTAAILLSSTAVKVMKLKNPVGMTVKLFGNQLKVIGIFKDFNWDSPYQPGRQMVINFSKNEGGNINMQLNPANSLSKNIELISAVAKNINPEYPVEIGFVNELYARKMHSEKILGILANLFGGIAILISCMGLYGLVSYSAEQRTKEFGVRRVLGASVGNIMNLLSVSFLKMVFVAACIGVPLAYYLMNRWLTSFEFRTTVSFSIILISIAGTTIIAFLTISFQAYKAAKANPVEALKYE from the coding sequence ATGTTCAGACTCAACTTAAAAATCGCTTTGCGTAATCTCTGGAGAAACAAGACTTCCTCTGTGATTAATATAATTGGTCTGGCTATAGGTTTATCTGCCTGTCTGCTACTGCTGCTTTATGTGAATTACGAAAGGAATTTTGACCGCCACTTTAAGGACGCGGACAAAATCTACCAGGTGATGACCAATTTCCAGGATGCTACCGGAAAGATTACCAGTACAGGTGTATCACCAGGAAATGGAATCGCAATGGCTATTAAGGCCAAAATACCTGAGGTAGATGTGATCACCCGTATTGGTGGTGGTGATAGATCACTCATTGCCAATCAGCAAAAAGTATTTAAAAGAACGGACCTCTTTGCAGACCCGGAAATATTGAAAGTTTTTAGTTACGAATTTATAGCCGGCAATCCCAACACTGCACTGAATACACCAAATTCGGTTATATTAACAGCGGAAACTGCGAAAATTTTATTCGGCACAACAGATGCCCTGAACAAAACGGTCAGGTATAAAAATACAAATAATTTAAAGGTTACCGGTGTAATCAAAGATCTGCCTGCCAATACTTCCCTCAGGTTTGATTATTTGATGCCCTGGTCTTTTTTTGAAAGCATAAACAACTATGTTAAAAATCCTGGCTGGGGAGATTTTAGCTTTCTGGCCATGGCTAAAGTTAATAATCCGGCCAATATTGACCTGATTAATGCTAAAGTAAAAAAGCTTTTCAATGAAAATTATACCGCGCAAAAGAATGAGAATTTCCTGTTCCCGTTATCGGATAGACATTTATATGGTGAATTTCTGAACGGTAAAAGTATAGGTGGCGATATAGATCGCATCTATTTATTTATTGCATTGGCTTTTGGTATTTTGCTTATCGCTTGTATCAATTTCATGAACATGGCCACGGCCAAATCAGAGCGCAGGGCAAAGGAAGTGGGTATCAAGAAAACTATTGGTGCAACACGGGGTTCTTTGGTTACTCAATTCCTGACCGAAGCTATGGTGCTGACTACAGTAGCGGTGCTGATTGCTACCGCTATTGTTGAAGTCAGTTTACCACTATTCAATAAACTGCTGGAAATAGATATTACAATTCACTATAACAATACAGGTTATTGGCTGGGCATTCTGACAGTAGCATTAGTGACCGGCATTTTATCCGGGACTTATCCGGCACTATTCCTTTCTTCCTTTAATCCGGTTCAAACTTTAAAAAAGAAAACCGCAAGCGCAAAATCTATTCCTGTCAATCTGAGGCAGGTACTGGTAGTGGGACAGTTTTGTTTTGCTATTATGCTGGTCATCGCTACCATGGTGATCTATAATCAGATGCAGTTTATCAAAAACAGACCAGTAGGGTATAACATCAACTTAATGGCTGAGATGCCTCAGGATGGTGAACTGTCTGGTAAGTTCGAATTGTTTAAAGCGCAAGTGTTAAAAACCGGCGCAGTGACTGCCGTAAACCAGTCATCCCAGAGCATGATCAGAGTAGGTAACTGGTTTTATGGTCTTGAATGGCCGGGAATGGAAGCCAGAGGAAAGGAAATTGTTTTCAACCGCCTTCAGACCTCTTATGATTTTGTGAAAACAAGCGGTGTAGAGTTGATAGCAGGCCGTGATTTCTCCAGAGATTTTGCCTCAGATACGGCGGCAATTCTATTGAGCAGTACAGCGGTAAAGGTCATGAAGCTTAAAAACCCTGTAGGGATGACCGTAAAACTCTTTGGGAACCAATTAAAGGTAATTGGCATTTTTAAAGATTTTAACTGGGATTCTCCTTATCAGCCGGGCCGCCAGATGGTGATCAATTTTAGTAAAAATGAGGGCGGAAACATTAATATGCAGTTAAATCCTGCCAATAGTCTAAGTAAAAACATAGAGCTGATTTCGGCCGTTGCCAAAAATATCAATCCTGAATATCCGGTAGAAATTGGATTTGTCAATGAACTGTACGCAAGGAAAATGCATTCAGAGAAAATCCTGGGCATTCTGGCCAACCTGTTTGGTGGTATAGCGATACTGATCTCTTGTATGGGGCTTTATGGCCTGGTTAGTTACAGCGCAGAACAGCGTACCAAAGAGTTTGGTGTACGTCGCGTACTGGGCGCGTCAGTTGGCAATATTATGAACCTGCTCTCAGTTTCCTTT